TATTTTCTCAAAGAGAAAGTTCCCGTCTCACGGCTGGTAGACTTTTAACCTTGTTACACTGAACCATCTGCTTCCTGCGGGGGTGGTCCACTCTGGGCTCCTCCTTCCTCGGCTCCCTTGCTGGGCCCCAGGCCGGCGGACTCGctgtcccctcttccctcctcagGGTTTCGTCCACGTGCATTTGCAGACGGCTTTGCTCTGGACCCCCAGAACCCTGGACTTCATTCAGACACTTTCCCCACGGGAACCTTTTCCTTCTCAAGGGGGAGGGTTGAAAAGGGGGGGCAGTGGGTGTGGCAGGGGGCTACTCTGCTTACTCAGTGCGTCTGCTCAGCGACAGTCACGGCTTGGTGGCCCCCAGCATGACGGCACGGCGACGGTGCCTGCTTGCTCTCCTGACTCCCTAAGTGCTCCTCGTCACCTGACGCCACCTGCTCTCCCTTGCCTGCATTCCTACTGCTTAGCTCCGTTAGTTCTCCGCTTCCCTTTTCCTCACGGCCGTTCGGATCAGCACACACTGGCTCCGTGGAAAACACCGCCAAAGCCTTCAAACAAACCAGTCGTGCGTCACCTCACCTGCCCGGAGACATGCCCGTTCTCTACGGGGCATAGTCGCGAATTTTCTCTTACTCCTCTGGACCCCCCGGGCATCCTGAGTCCCCACATCTCACGTCCTCCGCAAGTTTTTCCCGTTTAAGTTTTCCTGGTGCCTGTAGCTTGGGGGGCCCCGTCCAGATCACCCAACAATTGTACCATTTCCTAAACAACCTCCCCCCCGTCCCCaaaatcacagaaacaaaaactgagaggGCGCCGCCGGCGATTCTCACTTCCAAGGGGTAATTCGtagttttcaaaaataagttTCATAGCTACCAGTGGGTTGGCTTTTTTTTAACGTAACATGATTCTTGCCGTTTGTAATGAGTAATTACCGTGTGCCAAGAAGTGACGGCTTCGGAAGCAGTCTCCCGCGGGGACGCGTGCGGATCTGCGCGTGGGAAAGCCAGCAGACATTAgccgttttctttctttttttttttttttaaagattttatttatttatttgacagagagagatcacaagtaggcagagaggcaagcagagagagagaaaggaggaagcaggctccccgccaagcagagagcccgatgcgggactcgatcccaggaccctgggatcatgacctgagccgaaggcagcggcttaacccactgagccacccaggcgcccccattagcCGTTTTCTGTGGGGGTAGCTGCCCCTGCAGATAAGCAAAATAGTTCTCCCTCGACTGTCACACGGCAGAGAAGGCGGTGTTTCTGCAGCAGCCCCGTAACCTACGGAGAAAAGCCACTCACAAGCCGGACCCGCTCTGAGATTCCCGGCTTTGCGCCTGCAGCCCAGAGACCCTGCCACCCATCTCGCGGGACTCCTCCTGGACACGGACCGAGGGGCCACACTGCGTGCACTGGCCCCCCTCTGCCTGGTGGCGGGCGGCCCGGTGCTGGCTGCTGAGAGTCTCGGTCTTTCCCTTGCTAAACTGGGTACAGGAACTAAAGAGAACCTGTTGCATGGGGCAGGGGACAGGCATGTGCCGCTGGGTGGGGATGTAGGCCAGGCCCTACCTGCGGACCCTTCTCCTGGGCAGGTCAAGGGAAACGCAGCCGCTCCTGCGGCCAGGTCCCTGGGACCCCCTGTGAGTCAGCGGGCCGCCCTCCCTCTGTGGCGCCCCACGGCTGGGGTGGGGCCTCTGGGCGTTCGCAGCTTCCTCCCCATCAAGGTCCACCTGAGCACCGTCCTTCCTGGGAGTGCTTGGGGACGGGGACGTTCTGAGCCTTCTCATACTTGTCTGTGGCGTATGGTTACAGATCGATCTGGTGTGCGGGCACCGTACTGGATCGTGTGGAGCTctgtgagtgggagggagagcgGCACGGTTCCCTGCACAAATGACAGAAGGGCCGGGGTAGTCCCATGGTGTTGCTTTGGCTCCTGGTGAGTGTGGAACTGGTTTAtgccattctttcattcttttttttttaattttttaaaagatttttatttatttgacagagagagttctcaagtaggcagagaggcaggcagagagagaggaggaagcaggctccccgctgagcagagagcccgatgcggggctcgatcccaggaccctgagatcatgacctgagctgaaggcagaggcttaacccactgagccacccagcacccccattCTTTCATTCTTAAGAAGTAACATTCTTCACATCATCCCGACTCTATCTTAGATCCCTGAAATTATGAGGCAAAATGATGGAGGGAAAAGGCATCCGGTTGTGTTTCAACCCAAATATTCAGTTGACAGTTCCTGTCAGCAATTACTGTGGAAGGCGCCGGGGCCTCAGGCAGGCCGCTTTGCTTCTGCACCGCTCTGACAGAGGCTTGCTTCTTCCTTAAAACAACTCAGACTCGCCTCTCTTTTTGAAATatagattttctaatttatttatttaagtgctCTCTACCCCttgtggggctcgaactcgcGACCTGGAGACCAAGAATCACgtgctcccctgactgagcccgccaggtgcccAGACTCACCCTTCCTGCTCTCATCTACCTGCTCTtctcacccccgcccccgccagcaCCACACAGCACAGACGCTTCCCCTCTTTCCGGGGCAGTGTGTCCAGTTTCCTTAGTATCTTCTATTTCGAAACCTGAAGGAGTGAGGGCGTATGGCAGGTATGGGAGTAAGGCCGTGGATCTGACACGCCGCCCGGTTCCTTTGGGGCGCGCCCTCCTGGGCCTCGGGCACACCTGACCCTGGGCCGCGACACAGGTGTCCTCAGGCTTGGACACCACTTGTCCGGACACAGCGGACATCCACTGGCCGCAGACTCCTCGCAAGCCGGAGGACACCGAAGCCCCCCACACACTCGgtattttgttttcctcccagCTGTGAACTTGGGCGACATTTTTTTCCGTCTAACATCGGAATCGGACTTCACATTGTATGCCCACTGCATCCGGGCTGGGTTCATTCTACCCATTCTAGGCTATCAGGAGCTTTGAGATCCTGACCCCCACGCAATATTTTAGGCCTCCTGGGCTTCATAACACTTCAAATGATGTGGGTTTGCCTCTGGGCCTCACCCAGTCACTAATAAAACATGAAGAAAGACGGCCAACGGCTGAGAAGAAACCACATTTCTCGAGCAGCCAGGAAATTTCGAGAGAAAACTAGTCACCGTGACCAAAAGGACAGAGTGGAGGGCACGTATGCGCATTATTAACATTGCCTTTAATTCAGAGGGCCACTTTTAGAACTATAAAGGAGCAAGCTTTTGCTCAAACCTTTCTGCCAGAAAGACCGCAGCCCCGTACATGGGATGTTACTTACCACCAGGCCCTGCCGGAGGGGCATAGCGGCAGCGAGCAGAGCGAGGGTGAAGTCACTCTGCACACACCCTTGAGGCCCGAGCCCTCCGCTCTCTGCGGAACAGGAAGGAGGTCAGCGTGGACAGTGCTGGATCCGAGAGGACAGCAGCTTCAGAGAGGGCTGTCCTGCACCAGCGTCCACCCGCCCCGCCCGGACACCAGTCCACCCTGCAACGGACTTTCGTCCCACCACACCTGCTTCTATGGGCAGCTCTGGAGGCTGCGACCGTCGGAGCGTCAGCGGGCGTAGACGGACACTTTCTTCTGGGCTTCTGCGCTACCGTTTCTATTGTGAGCTACTATTTACGTTCATCTGTGGCGAACCGGAAGGTAACAAGTATCATGTACACCCAGACCATACGTGCCCGAATGGGATAGCTGGTGTGTCCTCTGAAATTTCggaaactaaataaaaatggaatttcacTCGCTTAATTCCCTAGATTGTTGAAGTCAAGAACTGTTACGATTTAGAATAACACAAGAGTGACCTCATCCTTAGTCTTCAGACGCTCTTTCAAAAGAACCTCTAATTAATAAAGTGGGTCAGTGACTCAACTATCCACACGGATGTGTCAGACTCAAAGAAGAGGCGGCCCCAGAGAGGGTGGTGCCGGACCACTTGGATTTTtctacttaaaacaacaacaacaacaaaaaacatggaaaacTTCAGCTCAGAGCACAATAGATAAAGGGGAGTGACTTAGTAAATTAGCCTTGAATGCAAGAAAAGTCATTGTTCTTCTTTTGCCCTCTCTTTGGAATGTTTCTAAACTTCCTAAAGTCCGGACCAAACTAGAAGAAAACCAAACCATGTGCTGAGCTTACATTTCGGCTTCCCGAACGCAGGGGAATAAACCCCCGAATGAGTAAAACACGGAATATTTTAGTACCGCTTTTGGAACTtaaattgctttttctcttccgTAAAATCAAGTGCAATGGAGCAGAAGTTCTGTGTGTCACCAATCCTTTATTGAAACTGGTAACCAACACGCTTTATAGCAGAACGACAAAAATAAGGTCCCGTATATACAGCCTTTGCGTGGGCTATGTGACTACACACCAGGCAGAGTGAGAACGCGATCTACTCTCCGTAATAATTTGTGCACGAAAAGACAGCCGGCAGACAGCGTGTGGACATTACAGTGGAATGACATCACGAGTCCAGTGAAAATTCAGCCTAACACAAAACGTACTCGTCTATTGCAAATGACGGCTTTGTAAACAGCCAGAGCTTTTCCGTCGTCCTTCACCCAGAGTCCGAAGCGGAGATCTGGTGTGTGGCGACGAGTCTCTTGAGTGACACCACCTCTGCAGACAAGTTTGCTATCCCGTGCTTCAGAAACAAGCCCTCCGGGTCAGACACTTTGTAGCCACTGTCTTGCATCTCCGCTGCGCCAGTCTGGAAGCTGTTCTGCATTCTGCCGTTCAGTTCTTTTGGATGCCAGTGTTCCGATTTGAGAGACCAATCTTGAATGTTGGTCACCTGCACGGAGAAAGGGGTGAGGGCAGAGTGTACCATACTCGGGGCGGCGTGCTTCTCCAGTCCGAAATGTCTCTTGGGCGCCCCGTCGACAGGCGAGGGCGGCTTGGGCGCGGCGTCGAACTCCTGATCGAAGCCTTCTACTTTGATCTGCATGGCTTTGGCTTTAATGCGCAGCTTATGCGGCAGCGCGGAGGAGTTCGCTTCCGGAACCTTCACCACGGTGCCGTGGGCGCGCTGGAGCTCCACGGGAGAGTGGATGGGGCCCTTGGGCACCTGCTGCTCGTCCTCCCCGTCGGACGCCTTCCCCACCGCGCCGTCGTCCGTCTCAGACGTCCTGGGGGAGTTGCTGGAGGACCGGACGACCTGCAGCAGAGGGGGCGAGTGGGAGAAGCCCGGGAACGCGGTCCCCATGAGGCTCTGATACACAGAGGCCCGGAAGGCACCCCGCTCCTCGCCGGGCTCCCGTGCATAGGTCTCCAGCTCCACCGGCTCTTGCTTGATGGCCTGGAACTTGCCGTCGGGGCTCCCGCAGCCGCCCCGTGCGGCACCGTCCTGCGAGTGCTCCAGCGAGGACACGTCGGAGACGTCGGACAGGGAGGCCTGCGGGGAGTGCTTGATGACGGAGATGCAGCCGCTCACCACCGATGGCTCCTGCTCGTCCACGAAGGGGCTGGCGCTGGGCTTGGGCGCGGGGTAGTCCTGGAAGTACACGGCGGTGGAGTGACTGAGTTTCTGGATCTCCTGGGCATAGGCTGCGGAGCTAATTAAACCAAACTTTAATTTTAGGGACAGCAGCTCAGCTTTCAAAGTCGCGTTTTCCTCTCCCAGGGcgatcagtttgttctctaggaCCAGGTCATTCAGCCGGCGCTTCTCCCGGGACCTCTTGGCGGCTTCGTTGTTTTTCCGCCTCTTTTCCCAGTACATGGCGTCCTTCTTCTCGTCGGGAATGAACTCCCGCTTCCTCCGGCAGGCAGAAGACTTGCTCTTGCCCACGCTGCCTTCGCTCAGCAGCAGCTCTTCGCCCGCCGTCAAGTCTTCTGAGACCTCGGTCAAGGCCACGTTCAGCACCATCTTGTCCACGCCGTTGCCCGCGTCCAGGGACGCCTGCTCCTTCTTGATGGTCTGCATTTTCCTCAGCTGCATCAGAATCAGACCGATCCCCTTCCCCAGGATTCACAAGCGCTTTAAAAGCCGCGTACACCAGCCATCAacgttctctctccccctctgcagTCGAACAAATCTCGCCGGCGCGTCTTCCCCAGCGGAGCAGGCGCCTTCCTCCTAGGACCCTGCAACACAGGAAAAGAACGTCACCCACCGGCAAATATGTCCCGCCAGGTGCGCACGAGGAGCTGCACTCAGCACGTCAGTGTACAGGTCCGAACACGACACAGCGCTTCCCCTCGAGGAGGCTGCCAtctggggaaggagatggggccccagggcctgggctggACACGGCAGAGGACAAGTCCCCAGCGAGACCTCTCAGCAGAGCGCCGCGTGGCCCACGGCGGTGGGAGCAAAAACACACGAGGCTGGGGAGAAACCCAGGAAGCTGTTTTAGGAGCAGAAACGTGTGTGTGCGGGGTGGGGGCCAGGCGGGGACCAGATATCCCAGGAAGGAAAGGACGGATCGCCTCTGGTCGGTTCAGTCTTAAACGGCGGCTGCACCTCGTGGTGCTTCTGAGTAGCTTTAGCTGCCCTTCCATCACCCCAGGGCGAACACACTCACCCCCCCAAGAGAACTTTCCCAGGTAAACGCACGTGCCCGAACACAAATTCTGCAACTACACGGAATAAAGTACACCCCAGAGCAAAATCTGTGTCTTcacaaaaatgagaacaaaagccACAAGACGGCGGAGTCGTGGTGGTTCTGCTACGACTCCAACGCGGACGCACACCTGCCCGCCACGCCGGGACTGCACCATCCCAGGAGGCCCGAACGCCCCTGCCCCAGCGCCTCCCCAGCACCAGATCTCGTGATGCATCTCTGCTATGACGTCAGATCCgttccttcttttttctggctCGTCCACACTGATTTATCAAACGTCCACTTAAGGCTGAAGCAGGCCAGGTGCCTGTTTTGGTCCTGCAAAGTCTGTCCCAGTACATTTCATTGAGGCAACAGTTTGGGACTAGAATAAACAGTTACTCTTCAAAGggacctttttctcttttttttaagtatagtgCATTCTTgagacttaaaattattttaaacccGGAGAATGTAATTATGGaaagaatttctttccattttactaATTAGtttcaaacaaaatataaaaaaaaaacaaaaaccctcaaaaatagAACCATCAGCTAGCTTCCTTTTCCACTGATGAGATATTTATAATCTGAGTTTGGCTTGACATGAGGTAATAAACCCATATTAGATTCCAGTAACAATCTTTTTATGGTGCTTTTGGGCTCCCACTGTGCTTCTCGACAGGCTTCTCGGCCCGCTCTCCCAATAGGCGTTACTCTCATAACGGAGACCACCGTTCACTCAGTGCAATCTGCATACGGCACTCTCTCCTGccacattaaaaagatttaatgtttttgttttacatcACTCTCCCTTTCTTGTGCATAGTTTTGTAATGACTAATGAAGTAAAGTTTAATTTTATCAGGTGGAAAAGCCTGCCAGCTTCTTGCGCTTTTTccagaaggaacagaagaaatgatgTAATGATTTCAGGATCATAAAGACTAAGGTTTAATGCCACAGTTTTGTCCGTCAGGCTGAGCCAACGTGGAAACAGTTGCGACTTAGCGAAACCCATGATTAGTAATACcaagtttctgtttgtttttgatgaCACGATGTGAAGGCAATGAGTccacacagcaggcagaggcagtgtgAAAAGGAATCTTCTCGTTATCACTTGGTACAACACTGCTCTCCACATTCCCACTCAGGTTTCGTCTTCTGACACCAAAACCCATCTTTCCTCTACACAGTGGACTCTTGCCTGCGTGTATAGATTTCTGTTCTCCAGCCCCGTCAAGTCCCCACCACTAAAGTCAACGGAGGGTTGAGGCCAAGAGTCAAGCCTCCAGCAGCGGGGACAGCGGCGCTGACCGTTTCCGGCGTTCCCTTCAAACCTCCAGCAGCTCCTCGGGCACTACTGTTTTTCTAAGCATCATATAGCAACTTGAACACTCACTCTGGATACATTTTCCACCGGAGACGCTTTTTAAAATGCatcccctcctttttaaaaaaagtcacattcCTTTTATGGTTGCCTTCCCCAGGGAGCTCCCCACTTACACTTTTGAAATGCCCCACCATCCTGCCTTAGTTACTCTTCCTAAACTTTTccttatttcatcatttcttacCCATTTTTAGCATTTCAAATCTACCAGGGGGTGGAGACTTTTCAGCCTCCCGGTCCAAAGGCTGCCATGTGCCAGGAGTCTGGCAGAGTGGGGCAGGCAGCCCTCACCAGACTGCCCTACCCCATCCAACAAAAGTATCCCCCTAGTCCTAGCATCTCTTTGAGCCCTGTCTTCTCGCCATCTAAGCACTCCATGTCCACTCTGtcatctctagaactttcttGGTGCGTTCAAAACCTATAGGAAGTCTCCTTTCTTTTCGATTTTCTTCCCATGTGAACTTTACTACATGTACTAGAATCTGACGTCTTCCCTCACCTGCAAATATTGTCTTTCGGACTCACTGGCAAATCACCACCTACTATCTTAAAAGGATCttctgtaacatttttttatCAAATAATCTTGCAGTGTCGGAAAAAAGTTTCTCATGCACGTGAGACACCGCAGAGAAGGTGCTGATTTCACACACTGCGCCCTTCCGCTTGTCCCCAAGTAGCCCGCAGGTCCGCTTGTCCCCCAACTAGCCCGCAGGTCCGCTTGTCCCCAACTAGCCCGCAGGTCCGCTTGTCCCCCAAGTAGCCCGCAGGTCCGCTTGTCCCCCAAGTAGCCCGCAGGTCCGCTTGTCCCCCAAGTAGCCCGCAGGTCCGCTTGTCCCCCAAGTAGCCTGCAGACTTTCTCCGGGGCAACGGGCTGCCTTTGTGTTCTCGCAACGAACCGGACACAGAGGTGTCTGACATTGGATTGGCAGGCGCTCATTTGCCTTATCTAAGAGAATTTTGTAGAGACACTTTCTGATAGTTTTTCTAACCGAATATTATTATGTATTCTATGTTATCATGTATtctaaaaaaagacattttacttGTTAACGGAGAGCTTCTCTTATTGACTGGTTCATCCAACGCATACGGAGTGCCGGACACCAGGCACTGAGCCAGCCTGGGGCACATaaagagggagggaaaaccaAACTCGAGGGTCCAGGAACCCCTCGTCTCCCGCAGGAGCCAGATTGGAGAACCCAGCGCTCGGGGAGGCACGCGCGACGGGCGCCGTCGGTGTGGGGTCAGGTCACACAGCACATCCTTTCCAGCCCCGCTGCTTGTTCTTGGTGTGGTGGCAACAACGCAGCAACCCCAACAGGTGCCATTACTGAACACCTGCTGCCCGGTAGGTGCCGGGAGCCTGGCCTGTCCTATGTGCGTCAGCCTCACGATGATGCTTTTCAAAACAACCGGCTCCGAGAAGTTCGGTGACTTGCCCCGCGCCCCCCAGCTGGCGACGCAGCAGAGCTGACTCCAGCCCAGATCCCGGCCCAGCTCCTGCCAGCGCCCTCTCCACGCTCGCAGGGGTGGTTCGGGTGCGCGCCCAGTTCCTCTCCGGACTGCTCTGGTTTCTGAGTAAAACACGCCCCGATGCCGTCACTTTCACGGCAGGGCTGCACCACGAGATGCCGCAGCGACTGTCTTAGGCAACAAAGGTGCCGCCTGGAGCTCTCCTCCCGCCTCTCCGACCGCTGCTTTAGGTCCCCAGAGCACAGAATCTATTGCAGGAACATTCTAAGCGCTCGCCTCTGCCGAAATTGCAGTCTCCTGGCAATCCTGCGCGTTACAATAGGGGACGAGGAAAACTACAGCTGGGGCACCGTCGCCTACGATCTTTGGGtacaaaaacaaaatgttcacATGTTCAATGTGGAGGGACAGTGGGTGGTTGAGACACAGAGAGCCTGAGTGACTTTCCAGAGATCACACAGCGTGGAAGGGCAGAGAAAAGCCTTAGAATGCAGTCGTGTCCCCTGACAGTGAACTCAAAGGAAAGGCCTCAGGGGGCTTACACGTGGCCTTCTGACACATTGGTGCTTATACTCCACTCGTGACTTTATTCCAGACCCCCGCGTTCTCCCTTCGGGTTGATTTAAGCCTCTGCATCATGCTTTCAGGCCACCAGCCGTGCGGGGCTGTGGGCACCCCTTCGAGTTCCCTACTTGAGCAACTGTCCCTTAGTGCCCTTTCTGGGATGCTGGCATGCCCGGGTGATCAGCCCCATCAGCCCTGCTAGGGGACAAGGCTGCATCATCAGGacaggaataaaaagagaaattgaagCACGGAAGACCCCGCATTCCAGCCGATGGGTCTTCCGTCCCCAGCGCGGGCGCGCTGCGTCTAAGCCGTGCTTTCCCACAGCACGGAACGTTCTGTGATTTCCACAGATGGGACCCGGGTTTGTAAACACTGAGTTGTGATGTGTATTCAAGGCAGAAGACCTCGACGTGACCTTTAAGtttaaaatttggtttaaaaaagtctaaaaaaagaacaaaagttcaCGTGAAGCCTCCACCTAATTCTTCCTCAAGGAGGGACGGGTCACGTCTGCTTCCGGAGACAGACCTGTGCCCACCCCGTCCCGGCCACAGCGCCCCTCTCGGAAGAGCCAGCGGAAGTCGGCTTGCAACAGCCTGTGTTCcatactttgatttaaaaatgccGTCTACACAAGACGAGATGCGATTCGATGTGCTCCATGTTTTGGGAATAGTTTCTGATAGAACGCTCGGCCCCTACCCTCCGACGTGCCACTCACTCCCTCGGAGCACAGTGTAGATgccattaaagaaaacaaaccattGTACCTTCACGGTAAACGCTCGCtgcactgagcagacagccgCTTGTCTTTGCGATAGGTGTCATTTCggtgaaaaataaagttaatcaATTCAAAGCTCTTTAAACTATTAAAACGAGCAAAATGTCAACTAGGCTTCTTGCAGTAGGTGAACCACCGAGGACACGACCGTCTCAGCAAAACGCTTTACTCTGTTCACGGATCAGAACGACATCAGGACGGAAACGCAGAGCCCAACAGGGAAGAAGCACGCATGTGCGGTCAAGGGGGCTGGGGAACTGAAACACTCGGAGCACTGAAGTCGCAGGGGGATTTTCTAATCAGGCTGAACAAttaaaggcttttattttttaaagtaatgtctaTGCCCAACATgtggctggaactcatgaccccaagatcaggagtcgcaccctctaccgactgagccagcaggtgccccagagactttttaaataaataaaaccacgtTAAACCTCTCTAACAGCCAATGAAGTACCTTCCGTTGAAGAATATAATTGTCTCCCGGAACACAGACTTCAACCCTAATGTTAGAGAGGAAAGTGTACTGGTACAGACAGAAACACACACGTACAGGGACTCTCCTGCTTTGCCAGAATCTGTCCTACCATAGCAACAAACTAACCTACTTTTTCTCCTTGGGCGCGTTTGTATACAAATGTGTCAAAATCTGATCGAGTTTATGCTCGTGAAAATACTTCAAGTGTCTTGCTCTCTCGTCCTCAACAAAGGACCACTTAAAAATTAGACTCGATCTTAACAAATATGACAAGACTGCATTTGGGATAGCTGATACAACTTAAGGGACTGAAATATGAAACAGTATCGCTCAGCGCTCTTCTACAAGAGAGCCGGTGTTTGTGACCTACGGCGCACGGCGGAAATTTTCGGAAGACGCTGCAGGAAGCGCACAGATGCTAACACCTACGAACAACGGGACGGCTGGAGAAGGACAGACCGAAACACACCCTCCTGAAGAGGGAGAGCAACGGGGAGGGAGAccagggggagaagggagaggaatcGTAAGGCATTTTAAAAAGCCGCAGTCACTTCAAAGTGGGGACCACTAGTTTCCTCGCTACTTCCAAATATCAATGTATCAGTCTGACATCGAACCTGAAACCCTAAGGGGCGCCAAAAAGCACAAAGTCACCCTGTTACAAGAAATTCTGGACTGGTTTGCACCAGCAGAGCCCGTGCAACCCACGGACGGCGGCAGGAATGGTGTAGGTGCAGGGAAAGTTCTTGAATGCTTGTAAGTTCACTGAAGAACCACTCCAGTTCTCCTCAGCTTGACTTCTTGATCTCTTctttctaatttcactttcttgcCCCCTTGAGCAGATGATCACACAATGTCATTCACTTCACTATGTGCCTTATGAAtaggatggatttttaaaaaaatgtttccatgttTACTTGAAGACTATTGAACTGCCAGTTGAGATCCTCGGAGAGTTAATTGATAAAAGACACCatattctgggcgcctgggtggttcagtgggttaggctgctgccttcagctcaggtcatgatctcagggtcctgggatcgagtcccacatcgggctctctgctcagcggagagcctgtttcctcctctctctctctgcctgtctctcttgtgatttctctctgtcaaataaataaataaaatctttaaaaaaaaaagacatcatatTCTGATAACTAAAGGTTTATAATACAAAGATCATTCTGGCTCCAATGAAATTGAGTCCTCAAAGCACGTATTATTATGAATGGCATCTAGAAAATCCCTGCTAACTTCCTTATCATAAAAACAACCTTAAGCTCTCTAATTAAAACCATAtgagaaatggtatttttttaaacagtttttttttaactacaggAAAGTTATTTGCAAAGAAATTTGAGAGGTAATTGGGGGCAGTGGTAATACAAATTCATTTTGAAACCGAAAAACTCTTATGTAATGTCTGTGATCAAAGGTCAACGTCTTTCGACATTCTCAATGAGTCTGATCTggataaaaatcaactcaaatacAATTTAGGAAAATAACAGGATATCAGACAATGTGTTGATGCTGTGAAATACTGGCACACCTCACAAAACCCAGAAATGCATATTAAAGGAGCTTCAATTGCATTGTTTCTGTCATATTTTGAATCGAATCCCGAGTGTGCTCTCATTCCCtcaatacaaatcaaaaataaacaactcCTCACAGCATCAGTACCATCTGGATTACAATGGAAATAATGAAGTATGTGTGATTTTAGCCCGGGTAAAAATAAAGCCGAGGCAACATGACTGCACCTTTTCCATTCCATGCGGCAATCACATTCCCTTCGTGGAGCTGACGGCCGACCAAGGCAAGGTCAACTAGAAATATCCACTCCGTGGGTGAGTCAGGCAGTTGCTCAACGCGGGAAAGCGCTCTAACAAaggctttttaattttcaggttGTTGCATCACACTGATGTTATAATTGGGCTTCGCAAAGATAAGCCTttaacacagaaaaggaaactgttgCGAAGACTGCGGTGAGCTAGCATCACactctggggagggagagagatggggggttTCTAgcacagcccaccccaccccccgttCCCGTTTTCAGGCTGCTGGTCTGGGCTGCTCATCCATCTCTCCATGCCTCCACTCCCtctcctataaaatggggatggtgacGGAACGCAACCCAGCACCAGGCACACGCAGGCTAAGGGGCTGGAAAGGACCAGCTCTTCCTCTCGGAAGAACGGGCGGCATCACGGCGACGAGGCTGGCGTGCCAGGGCGTTTGAGCCTCTCGCGATTCTTAGGGAAGCCCTGCCCCACGCCGCAGGTAGAAGACTCAAGCAGATG
Above is a window of Meles meles chromosome 11, mMelMel3.1 paternal haplotype, whole genome shotgun sequence DNA encoding:
- the NFIL3 gene encoding nuclear factor interleukin-3-regulated protein; the protein is MQLRKMQTIKKEQASLDAGNGVDKMVLNVALTEVSEDLTAGEELLLSEGSVGKSKSSACRRKREFIPDEKKDAMYWEKRRKNNEAAKRSREKRRLNDLVLENKLIALGEENATLKAELLSLKLKFGLISSAAYAQEIQKLSHSTAVYFQDYPAPKPSASPFVDEQEPSVVSGCISVIKHSPQASLSDVSDVSSLEHSQDGAARGGCGSPDGKFQAIKQEPVELETYAREPGEERGAFRASVYQSLMGTAFPGFSHSPPLLQVVRSSSNSPRTSETDDGAVGKASDGEDEQQVPKGPIHSPVELQRAHGTVVKVPEANSSALPHKLRIKAKAMQIKVEGFDQEFDAAPKPPSPVDGAPKRHFGLEKHAAPSMVHSALTPFSVQVTNIQDWSLKSEHWHPKELNGRMQNSFQTGAAEMQDSGYKVSDPEGLFLKHGIANLSAEVVSLKRLVATHQISASDSG